The genomic stretch TGCATATTGATTGTAGGCAGTTGTAAATACTATTTTAAAATCTATAGGTTCACCTTTAAAATAATCTAAAATTTCTAAACCAGATTGTTGTGGCATTTCTATATCTAATAAAATTAGTTGAGGTTTTTTTGATTTTATAATAGATACACCTTCGCTTAAATTAGTAGCCTGATAAATATTTTCTACACCATTGCATTCTTCTTCTAGTAATGTAGCTAAAACATTTCTAGCATGACTTTCATCATCTATTATTAAAACTTTCATAAAATTATTGTATTGGTATTGTAAGAATTATTTTAGTTCCCGTTGGTTTGTTATCATCGGCTACTTTATCTATAATTTCTATTTCTATTTTTTCTGTTGTTGTAGAGTTTATTAGATCTATTCTTTTTTGATTTGCTCTTGTTGCAAAAGATTTAGGAAATTTAGTTCTTTTCTTTATAATCTCAGAAGCATTTCTACCAATTCCGTTATCATCAACAACACAAATAATTTTTTTGTTGGTTGAATTTAATGAAAAATTTAAATTTAAAATTTTGCTACCTTTTTTATGTAATAAACCATGTTTTATGGCATTTTCTACATAAGGTTGTATAAATAACGACGGTACAAATATTGTTTTTGTGTTTATTTCATCATCTATAAAAATGGTAAAAATAAGTTCGTTATTAAATCTATCTTTTTCTAATTCTAAATAGAGTTTTAAAGCTTTTATTTCTTCTTCTAAAGTGATATTTGTTTCTTGACTATGTTCTAAATAGGTTCTAATTAATCTAGAAAATTTAACTAAATACTGTCTCGCTAATTTTTTTTCGTTTAAAATGATGTAATCCTGAATGGAATTTAAAGCGTTGAATATAAAATGAGGATTCATTTGAGATCTAAGGTTTTCTAATTGAGAAAAAACCAAAGCTTTACTAATTCTCTCTTTTTCTAATTCTTTTGCTTGTAATCTTTTTAGCCTTTTTGTTTTTGTGTTTACATAAGTAATCGTTAGCAATACAATTAAAAGGAAACCTATTAAAATAAACCACCATCTTTGATAAATTGGGGCAAGTACTTCAAAATTTAGTTCTATTGTTTTCGAGTAATTTTTACTGAATTTGTTTTTTGCGCGTAATTGAAAGATATAATTGCCAGGTGCCAAATTTATGAATTTAACAAAATCTACTTCTTCTCTTAAAATCGTCCAATCTTTATCTTTTGCAAATTTGTATTCGTAAATAATGTGTTTTACAGATTGAAATTCTTTGGTATTAAAACTAATATCAACATTGCTTTTATTGTGGTCTAAAACATATTTATTTTTAATTTCTACTGGTTTTTCTTGAATAGAAATCTTTGTAAGATATATAGAAGGTGGTTCTTTTTGCTTAAAAATTTTAGTTTTATTAAAGCCATAAACACCTAGATTATTGGTGTAAATTAAAAAATCTCCTAAAATTTCTAAATCTTTAATTTTGTAAGAATTTATACCGTCTTGCTTGGTTAGTACTTTTACTTCGTTTAAGTTGCTGTTATAGTATTGTAAACCTTTATCTGTAGAAATCCATAAACCTTCATTATCTGCAGTGATACAATTAATGTCATTAGATGCAAGACCATTCGTTTCATTTAAATGATAAATAACTTTATTGTTTTTGATACCTAAAATACCGTTATCATAAGTAGCAACCCATATTAAACCATTGTTTGTTTCTACAATATTAAAACTATAAATAGGTTTGTTTTTGTAGGTAATATTTGGTTCTTTTAAATAATTTTCATCATATACTTTTAAACCTTCTACATCTGCCAAAAATATTTTTCTATTTATTACAGAATATATAGACTCATGTGATCTAATATTACTTATTGTATAATTATTTTTAGGATTCACAATTTTTGTACCTGATGAAGAACTTATAAGAAACGTAGTGTCATTAACAAAAGCAACAGATTTTATAGATCCAAATTTAGTTATCTCTTTTTTCTTGCTATAATTATTAGAATACACCAAGTTTTGATAATCGGAAAAGTATAAAAGTGTATTGTTGCTTTTATTATAATCTAAAGCTCGTATAGGTGTTTCATCTATAATTAAATTTTTATGTAGCTTATTAGTTTTGATATTTAACTCTAATAATTCGCCATTTCTTTTAGCTAAATAACAAATCGAATCATTTTTTTGCTCTATTATTTGTACGTTTTTAAAAGTATTAAACTGCTTTAAGTTTTTATTAGGTATTACAAAAACACCGTTTTTTAATGTGGCAACCCAAATGATATTATTTTTATCTTCAATAATATCTGTTATCATTTTATCTTTTAAAAAATGAGTTATAA from Polaribacter marinaquae encodes the following:
- a CDS encoding sensor histidine kinase; the encoded protein is MKLLRILYLFLIICNAISSNAQEPVSIHLTDKDGLPDIEFYSMKEDKEGFIWFASDKGLHRYDGKVFKQFSHPDKKGRSLFNLKIGPEGRVWCNNIAGQFFYVENNKLVLFNDYQKELKGQLADYIFFNKKLLIRQRDNILSVNIKTKEIKSIYKNANTTSIGITMPNQYLFLNRDNNIVLLDTLLKKSSFKLKTKENITFFSHFTKANNKVFIAFRDNILNRSLLVSVDIEHKSTTQIKLPKKIKNSKISRITNINNQLYLATNKGVFITESHQGKLILITHFLKDKMITDIIEDKNNIIWVATLKNGVFVIPNKNLKQFNTFKNVQIIEQKNDSICYLAKRNGELLELNIKTNKLHKNLIIDETPIRALDYNKSNNTLLYFSDYQNLVYSNNYSKKKEITKFGSIKSVAFVNDTTFLISSSSGTKIVNPKNNYTISNIRSHESIYSVINRKIFLADVEGLKVYDENYLKEPNITYKNKPIYSFNIVETNNGLIWVATYDNGILGIKNNKVIYHLNETNGLASNDINCITADNEGLWISTDKGLQYYNSNLNEVKVLTKQDGINSYKIKDLEILGDFLIYTNNLGVYGFNKTKIFKQKEPPSIYLTKISIQEKPVEIKNKYVLDHNKSNVDISFNTKEFQSVKHIIYEYKFAKDKDWTILREEVDFVKFINLAPGNYIFQLRAKNKFSKNYSKTIELNFEVLAPIYQRWWFILIGFLLIVLLTITYVNTKTKRLKRLQAKELEKERISKALVFSQLENLRSQMNPHFIFNALNSIQDYIILNEKKLARQYLVKFSRLIRTYLEHSQETNITLEEEIKALKLYLELEKDRFNNELIFTIFIDDEINTKTIFVPSLFIQPYVENAIKHGLLHKKGSKILNLNFSLNSTNKKIICVVDDNGIGRNASEIIKKRTKFPKSFATRANQKRIDLINSTTTEKIEIEIIDKVADDNKPTGTKIILTIPIQ